A part of Citrifermentans bremense genomic DNA contains:
- a CDS encoding SDR family NAD(P)-dependent oxidoreductase: MGRLTGKVAIITGSAQGIGAAYAQGFAKEGAKIVIADVLDGQKAVEDIKRAGGEAIYVKTDVTDQAQCDAMAAAAKERFGGVDILVNNAAVFGSIVMKPFTEYSTKEFMKVLEINVVGQFHCMKAVFPFMKDKGGKIVNIGSSSINEGVPGMPHYVASKGAIMALTRSMAREMGDFKINVNTIAPGFTHSEGGNNFDKNKAMDIPPLETLQLNARCIKREALPEDLIGLALFLSTDDSAFITGQMIVHDGGLSFH; the protein is encoded by the coding sequence ATGGGAAGACTGACCGGGAAAGTTGCCATCATCACGGGTTCTGCACAGGGGATCGGGGCTGCATACGCACAGGGGTTCGCCAAGGAAGGGGCGAAGATCGTGATCGCCGACGTTCTCGACGGACAGAAGGCGGTTGAAGACATCAAGAGGGCGGGGGGCGAGGCGATCTACGTGAAAACCGACGTCACCGACCAGGCGCAGTGCGACGCCATGGCCGCGGCCGCCAAGGAGCGCTTCGGCGGCGTGGACATCCTGGTCAACAACGCCGCCGTCTTCGGCAGCATCGTCATGAAGCCATTCACCGAGTACAGCACCAAGGAGTTCATGAAGGTGCTGGAGATCAACGTGGTCGGGCAGTTCCACTGCATGAAGGCGGTCTTCCCCTTCATGAAGGATAAGGGCGGCAAGATCGTCAACATCGGCTCCTCCTCCATCAACGAGGGGGTCCCCGGGATGCCGCACTACGTCGCCTCCAAGGGGGCCATCATGGCGCTCACCCGCTCCATGGCGCGCGAGATGGGGGACTTCAAGATCAACGTGAACACCATCGCCCCGGGCTTCACCCATTCCGAGGGGGGGAACAACTTCGACAAGAACAAGGCGATGGACATCCCGCCGCTGGAGACGCTGCAGCTGAACGCCCGCTGCATCAAGCGCGAGGCGCTGCCGGAGGACCTGATCGGCCTGGCGCTGTTCCTCTCCACCGACGACTCCGCCTTCATCACCGGGCAGATGATCGTCCACGACGGCGGGCTCTCCTTCCACTAG
- the buk gene encoding butyrate kinase gives MNSAKSILIINPGSTSTKIGVHLNGEMKVNQSVKHADEELRKFPTIWHQYDYRKDAILGVLSDNGLSVREMNAIACRGGNVRPLPGGTYRVCGRMIEDMKSGVYGAHPINVGGLVAYDLGREYDIPVFTADPPMTDELCTSARYSGIPQIVRQSSFHALNQKATARKVSAELGKSYQEVNLIVVHLGGGISVGAHKEGKIVDVNNALDGDGAFSPERAGTLPAGDLVKLCFSGEYTKDEILKLLTGRGGLYAYLGTTNAIEIERRIAQGDQKAAEVYEAMAFQIGKEVGAAAAVLEGKVDAIALTGSLVYSKVLLESLLKKISFIAPVHLNPGENEMEALADAVLRYFNREEELAVYS, from the coding sequence ATGAACAGCGCCAAGAGCATACTGATCATCAACCCCGGCTCCACCTCGACCAAGATCGGGGTGCACCTTAACGGGGAGATGAAGGTGAACCAATCGGTGAAGCATGCGGACGAGGAATTGAGAAAGTTCCCGACCATCTGGCACCAGTACGACTACAGAAAGGACGCCATCCTCGGGGTGCTTTCGGATAACGGGCTCTCCGTCCGGGAGATGAACGCCATCGCCTGCCGCGGCGGCAACGTGAGGCCGCTTCCGGGGGGGACCTACCGGGTCTGCGGCAGGATGATCGAGGACATGAAGAGCGGCGTCTACGGCGCGCACCCCATCAACGTGGGGGGGCTTGTCGCCTACGACCTGGGCAGGGAGTACGACATCCCGGTATTCACCGCCGATCCCCCCATGACCGACGAGCTCTGCACCTCGGCCCGCTACTCCGGGATTCCGCAGATCGTCAGGCAGAGCAGCTTCCACGCGCTGAACCAGAAGGCGACCGCGCGCAAGGTCTCGGCGGAGCTCGGGAAGAGCTACCAGGAGGTGAACCTGATCGTGGTGCATCTTGGGGGGGGCATCTCAGTCGGGGCGCACAAGGAGGGAAAGATCGTCGACGTGAACAACGCGCTCGACGGCGACGGCGCCTTTTCGCCTGAGCGCGCCGGGACGCTGCCGGCCGGGGACCTGGTGAAGCTCTGCTTCAGCGGGGAGTACACAAAAGACGAGATCCTGAAGCTTCTCACCGGGCGGGGCGGGCTCTACGCCTACTTAGGCACCACCAACGCCATAGAGATCGAGAGGCGCATCGCGCAGGGGGACCAAAAGGCCGCCGAGGTTTACGAGGCGATGGCGTTCCAGATTGGGAAGGAAGTGGGCGCCGCCGCGGCGGTCCTGGAAGGGAAGGTGGACGCCATTGCCCTCACCGGGAGCCTCGTTTACTCCAAGGTGCTCCTGGAGAGCCTGCTCAAAAAGATCTCCTTCATCGCCCCGGTGCACCTGAACCCGGGCGAGAACGAGATGGAGGCCCTAGCCGACGCGGTGCTTAGGTATTTCAACAGGGAAGAGGAACTGGCCGTGTACTCGTAG
- a CDS encoding SphA family protein, whose protein sequence is MKHARIPIFALLLAVLFLCRPAQAFNSSSFNGTADFYAGAAPPPGLHLIDYNVFLDIKKIENKGQGLTEGDGSLTAVAFRPIYVSDKGLFGGNFLMHSIIPILSVEANVTAQTPGGPVNVEGHDGGLGDVYFGVGMAWHTKTWHWLTVLDVITPTGAFDAKKPINAGNNAFIIEPVVAVTGLFDNGIEASAKLMYSYHTKNSKYVEAGTGLKGYQTGQAVHMDYMLNYAVAPSFKLGVTGWVWQGLEDDKIGGAKRPDTKDREFSIGPAARYQNGKFALLGKYVIPVSAENRIEANQTWIDLVYSF, encoded by the coding sequence ATGAAGCACGCACGGATCCCGATCTTCGCCCTTTTGCTGGCCGTACTCTTTCTCTGCCGCCCGGCCCAGGCATTCAACAGCAGTTCCTTCAACGGAACCGCCGACTTCTACGCCGGGGCGGCGCCGCCGCCGGGGCTGCACCTGATCGACTACAACGTGTTTCTGGATATCAAGAAGATCGAGAACAAGGGGCAGGGACTCACCGAGGGGGACGGCTCGCTCACCGCCGTCGCCTTCCGTCCCATCTACGTCTCCGACAAGGGGCTCTTCGGGGGGAACTTCCTGATGCACTCCATCATCCCGATCCTCTCCGTAGAGGCGAACGTCACCGCCCAGACCCCGGGCGGCCCGGTCAACGTCGAGGGGCATGACGGCGGGCTCGGTGACGTCTACTTCGGGGTCGGCATGGCCTGGCACACCAAGACCTGGCACTGGCTCACCGTGCTGGACGTGATCACCCCCACCGGCGCTTTCGATGCCAAGAAGCCGATCAACGCCGGCAACAACGCCTTCATCATCGAGCCGGTGGTCGCGGTGACCGGGCTCTTCGACAACGGGATCGAGGCGAGCGCGAAGCTGATGTACTCCTACCACACCAAGAACTCGAAGTACGTCGAGGCCGGGACCGGCCTCAAGGGGTACCAGACCGGGCAGGCGGTCCACATGGACTACATGCTGAACTACGCCGTCGCACCCAGCTTCAAGCTGGGGGTAACGGGGTGGGTCTGGCAGGGGCTTGAGGACGACAAGATAGGCGGGGCCAAGCGCCCCGACACAAAGGACCGCGAATTCTCCATCGGGCCTGCTGCGCGCTACCAGAACGGGAAGTTCGCCCTTTTGGGCAAGTACGTGATCCCTGTGTCGGCCGAGAACCGCATCGAGGCGAACCAGACCTGGATCGACCTGGTCTATTCCTTTTGA
- a CDS encoding FAD-binding oxidoreductase yields MSSFIALPKGIKEETFAKAIREYRSLLGENRVRTDAAALQQYLANTVAPSAAPNRPSAVLYPSNESDVQGVVRIANRYKTPLWTYYGGENRGYGSAAPATDGQIVLDLRGMKKVLEVDRELGYCLVEPGVTYDELQRYLAKNRIDLWLDTPAPAAGVSIAGNILERGTGYTPYSESFLFSCGMEVVLGDGSLIRTGMGGIPRTTSWQVFKWGFGPYVDGLFSQGNSGVVTKVGAWLMPPPPPGGYKPFCIRFPSTDMVQHIVKPLMFLRETQIVPNACALVNAGWEAATVAQGKKKGFVNGGKGTLATRKVMDGYGVGAWNLYGAVYGSPEQVELNWKYVYGTFTKAFGNKIKIITEKEAKGDPAFQYRAQLMKGGVTSNDPLDSWRPGGGSMRFQPTAAARPGEIAQQVKLATEIVNRHGFDYLSELVFFWRDARHVIDLRFNRADAGEARRAHQCYDELTRSFTKRGWGINRTNPAFMGQVADSYGPALRRFNRTVKKALDPNNIVAPGKSGITLA; encoded by the coding sequence ATGAGCAGCTTTATCGCACTCCCCAAGGGGATAAAGGAAGAGACCTTCGCCAAGGCGATCCGCGAGTACCGCTCCCTTTTGGGAGAGAACCGGGTCCGGACCGACGCGGCGGCCCTGCAGCAATATCTCGCCAACACGGTGGCCCCCAGCGCCGCCCCGAACCGCCCCTCGGCCGTCCTGTATCCTTCGAACGAGAGCGACGTGCAGGGGGTGGTCCGGATCGCCAACCGCTACAAGACCCCGCTTTGGACCTACTACGGCGGGGAGAACCGGGGCTACGGCTCCGCGGCCCCGGCAACAGACGGGCAGATCGTCCTTGACCTGCGCGGCATGAAGAAGGTGCTCGAGGTGGACCGGGAGCTCGGGTACTGCCTGGTCGAGCCGGGCGTCACCTATGACGAGCTGCAGCGCTACCTGGCCAAGAACAGGATCGACCTCTGGCTGGACACGCCGGCCCCGGCGGCGGGGGTGAGCATCGCCGGCAACATCCTGGAGCGCGGCACCGGCTACACCCCGTACAGCGAATCCTTCCTCTTCTCCTGCGGCATGGAGGTGGTGCTGGGTGACGGCAGCCTGATCCGCACCGGCATGGGGGGGATCCCCAGGACCACCAGCTGGCAGGTTTTCAAATGGGGCTTCGGCCCCTACGTGGACGGCCTCTTCTCGCAGGGGAACTCCGGCGTCGTCACCAAGGTGGGGGCCTGGCTCATGCCGCCCCCGCCGCCGGGAGGGTACAAGCCCTTCTGCATCAGGTTCCCCTCGACCGACATGGTTCAGCACATCGTCAAACCGCTCATGTTCCTGCGCGAAACCCAGATAGTCCCCAACGCCTGCGCGCTGGTGAACGCGGGGTGGGAGGCGGCCACGGTGGCCCAGGGGAAGAAGAAGGGGTTCGTGAACGGCGGCAAGGGGACCCTTGCCACCCGCAAGGTGATGGACGGCTATGGCGTCGGGGCCTGGAACCTCTACGGCGCGGTGTACGGCTCCCCCGAGCAGGTGGAGCTGAACTGGAAATACGTCTACGGCACCTTCACCAAGGCCTTCGGCAACAAGATCAAGATCATCACCGAGAAGGAGGCCAAGGGGGACCCCGCTTTCCAGTACCGCGCCCAGCTCATGAAGGGAGGGGTGACCAGTAACGACCCGCTCGACTCCTGGCGCCCCGGCGGCGGCTCCATGCGCTTCCAGCCCACGGCGGCGGCGCGCCCCGGCGAGATCGCCCAGCAGGTGAAGCTGGCCACCGAGATCGTGAACCGGCACGGTTTCGACTACTTAAGCGAGCTGGTCTTTTTCTGGCGCGACGCCCGCCACGTCATCGACCTGCGCTTCAACCGCGCCGATGCCGGCGAGGCCCGGCGGGCGCACCAGTGCTACGACGAGCTGACCAGGTCCTTCACCAAGCGCGGCTGGGGGATCAACCGCACCAACCCCGCCTTCATGGGGCAGGTGGCCGACAGCTACGGCCCGGCGCTGCGGCGCTTCAACAGGACGGTGAAAAAAGCCCTCGACCCGAACAACATCGTGGCCCCGGGCAAGTCGGGTATCACCCTGGCCTGA
- a CDS encoding FAD-binding oxidoreductase: MSRFVALPKGVSEETFARAIKEYRALLGEGRVRTDPASLQSYMKIMIPESEELHKPSAAIYPKSVQEIQKIVAIANKYKTPLWTVSTGKNMGYGTAAPATRGQIVLDLKTMNRIIHVDEELGYCLVEPGVTYFDLQQHFKKNRMNLWVDVPAPSAMASPVGNTADRGVGYTPYGEHFLFSCGMEVVLANGDLIRTGTGGLQNSTSWQTNKWGNGPYVDGLFTQSNLGIITKLGVWLMKGPPPGGYFPFLMKFPKVEMLPEIIKTLMPLRMNQIIPNACIVVNAGWEAAGYFTYDKNGKGTNRETFYKGKDSLPPKVFQQIMDKYDVGAWNFYAALYGSPEQVALNWKYVSGAFKQKFGKDVRIITEREAKDDPIFEYRRQLMMGGSTLQEFGLYNWRGGGGSMWFAPVAAARPSECDQQMKVATDILNKYGFDYVAEFIVGWRDMHHIIDLLYDRTQPEEMRRAYKCFDELLTVFTKNGYGTYRTNTAFMQKVSHSYGEGMRDIHHKLKRALDPNNILAPGKSGINLQA; this comes from the coding sequence ATGAGCCGTTTCGTTGCGCTTCCCAAGGGAGTATCGGAAGAAACCTTCGCCAGGGCGATCAAGGAGTACCGCGCGCTTTTGGGCGAGGGGAGGGTGAGGACCGACCCCGCTTCCCTGCAGTCCTATATGAAGATCATGATCCCGGAGTCGGAGGAGCTGCACAAGCCGTCGGCGGCGATCTACCCCAAATCGGTGCAGGAGATCCAGAAGATCGTCGCCATCGCCAACAAGTACAAGACGCCGCTTTGGACCGTCTCCACCGGGAAGAACATGGGGTACGGCACGGCGGCTCCGGCAACCCGCGGCCAGATCGTCCTGGACCTCAAAACCATGAACCGCATCATCCACGTGGACGAGGAGCTGGGGTACTGCCTGGTGGAGCCCGGCGTCACCTACTTCGACCTGCAGCAGCACTTCAAGAAGAACCGGATGAACCTCTGGGTCGACGTCCCGGCGCCGTCGGCGATGGCGAGCCCGGTCGGCAACACCGCGGACCGCGGCGTGGGGTACACCCCCTACGGGGAGCACTTCCTCTTCTCCTGCGGCATGGAGGTGGTGCTCGCCAACGGGGACCTGATCCGGACCGGCACAGGCGGGCTCCAGAACTCGACCTCCTGGCAGACCAACAAGTGGGGCAACGGCCCCTACGTGGACGGCCTCTTTACCCAGTCGAACCTGGGGATCATCACCAAGCTCGGGGTGTGGCTCATGAAGGGCCCCCCGCCGGGAGGGTACTTCCCGTTCCTGATGAAGTTCCCCAAGGTGGAGATGCTCCCGGAGATCATCAAGACCCTGATGCCCCTGCGCATGAACCAGATCATCCCCAACGCCTGCATCGTGGTCAACGCCGGCTGGGAGGCGGCCGGCTACTTCACCTACGACAAGAACGGCAAGGGGACCAACCGGGAGACCTTCTACAAGGGTAAGGACTCGCTCCCCCCCAAGGTCTTCCAGCAGATCATGGACAAGTACGACGTCGGGGCCTGGAACTTCTATGCGGCGCTTTACGGCTCCCCGGAGCAGGTGGCGCTCAACTGGAAGTACGTCTCCGGGGCCTTCAAGCAGAAGTTCGGCAAGGACGTCCGCATCATCACCGAGCGGGAGGCGAAAGACGACCCGATCTTCGAGTACCGCCGGCAGCTGATGATGGGGGGCTCCACCCTCCAGGAGTTCGGCCTCTACAACTGGCGCGGGGGCGGGGGATCGATGTGGTTCGCGCCTGTTGCGGCGGCGCGCCCCTCCGAGTGCGACCAGCAGATGAAGGTGGCGACGGACATCCTCAACAAGTACGGCTTCGACTACGTCGCCGAGTTCATCGTGGGGTGGCGCGACATGCACCACATCATCGACCTGCTCTACGACCGCACCCAGCCCGAGGAGATGAGGCGCGCCTACAAGTGCTTCGACGAGCTCCTCACCGTCTTCACCAAGAACGGCTACGGGACCTACCGCACCAACACCGCGTTCATGCAGAAGGTCTCCCACAGCTACGGAGAGGGGATGCGCGACATCCACCACAAGCTGAAGCGGGCGCTTGACCCCAACAACATCCTGGCGCCGGGCAAGTCCGGGATCAACCTCCAGGCCTAG
- a CDS encoding twin-arginine translocation pathway signal protein, translating to MTSQNRRSFFKTVFAAGAAMAVSGTGTLAGRAQAAQASAIDGICLYAPGLATARDFVEAMRKSAPGNWSVQPLSGSLTDCYFQAALLFDDARRGKTNTFVGVLDQASFAVVHEAILDRGGRFHYVTQEGRDRVTFSAEV from the coding sequence ATGACCAGCCAGAACAGAAGGTCCTTTTTCAAGACGGTTTTCGCCGCCGGAGCGGCCATGGCGGTCTCCGGCACCGGCACTCTCGCCGGCCGCGCGCAAGCCGCGCAAGCCTCCGCCATCGACGGCATCTGCCTCTACGCCCCGGGGCTGGCGACGGCCCGCGACTTCGTGGAGGCGATGCGAAAGAGCGCGCCGGGCAACTGGAGCGTGCAGCCGCTCTCAGGCTCTCTCACCGACTGCTATTTCCAGGCGGCGCTTCTTTTCGATGACGCGCGGAGGGGGAAGACCAACACTTTCGTGGGGGTCCTGGACCAGGCGAGCTTCGCCGTCGTGCACGAGGCGATTCTGGATCGCGGGGGGCGCTTCCACTACGTGACTCAAGAGGGGCGGGACCGGGTCACCTTCTCCGCAGAGGTATAG
- a CDS encoding c-type cytochrome: MKRTVLTIAAALTLGALATPAPAAPAPPRMPYAFEMYCVMCHQQGVQIGPTGIFDMQSKSGNPLHEQYIRNNVRFGMKAMPAFRLSEVPPKELDGFVAYLKDVAAYRKTNPNYRPAPAKGGAKK, encoded by the coding sequence ATGAAAAGAACCGTCTTAACCATAGCGGCGGCGCTCACCCTGGGGGCGCTCGCGACGCCGGCACCGGCCGCGCCGGCCCCCCCCAGGATGCCCTACGCCTTCGAGATGTACTGCGTCATGTGCCACCAGCAGGGTGTCCAGATCGGCCCCACCGGCATCTTCGACATGCAGAGTAAAAGCGGCAACCCGCTCCACGAGCAGTACATCCGCAACAACGTCCGCTTCGGGATGAAGGCGATGCCCGCCTTCAGGCTCTCCGAGGTGCCGCCCAAGGAGCTGGACGGATTCGTGGCGTACCTGAAGGATGTCGCCGCCTACCGCAAGACCAACCCGAATTACCGGCCGGCTCCGGCCAAAGGAGGGGCAAAGAAATGA
- a CDS encoding c-type cytochrome — translation MEKAVIRRLTTLCIVCGLVCLVLLGVAGFRDTNREWKYYQEDYRQKLLGKVGRDKNPAMYQRIVQMKPELKQVVVGEWQTVDRCVTCHISIEDPLFAQAAQPLKTHPHPELLKQHPVEKFGCTICHGGQGLATTYYGSSHETIHNWPVTLVSKGLMQSRCGYCHKDFEAIKADKLIQGRALFQELHCAGCHQINGQGGAVGPDLSGFADKDPSNFPMENLKGSRSKQNWVIEHFSDPQRVSPGSSMRAYAMSERQVEALASYVLSLNQREFTRKYTPKLSAGFVPPRVDTVLPEPGLNSSQAEPDVKKELRL, via the coding sequence ATGGAAAAAGCAGTCATACGTAGGCTCACCACACTCTGCATCGTCTGTGGGCTCGTCTGCCTGGTCCTCCTGGGAGTGGCGGGATTCCGGGATACCAACCGGGAATGGAAGTACTACCAGGAGGATTACCGGCAAAAGCTGTTGGGGAAGGTGGGACGGGACAAGAACCCGGCCATGTACCAGCGCATCGTGCAGATGAAGCCGGAGCTCAAACAGGTGGTGGTGGGCGAATGGCAGACGGTGGATCGCTGCGTCACCTGCCACATCTCCATCGAGGACCCGCTCTTCGCCCAGGCGGCCCAGCCGCTGAAGACCCATCCCCACCCGGAGCTGTTGAAGCAGCACCCGGTGGAGAAGTTCGGTTGCACCATCTGCCACGGGGGACAGGGGCTCGCCACCACCTACTACGGCTCCTCGCATGAAACGATCCACAACTGGCCGGTGACGCTCGTCTCCAAGGGGCTGATGCAGTCGCGCTGCGGCTACTGCCACAAGGACTTCGAGGCGATCAAGGCTGACAAGCTGATCCAGGGGCGCGCCCTTTTCCAGGAGCTGCACTGCGCCGGCTGCCACCAGATCAACGGCCAGGGGGGCGCCGTCGGTCCCGACCTGAGCGGCTTCGCGGACAAGGACCCGAGCAACTTCCCCATGGAGAACCTGAAGGGGAGCCGCTCCAAGCAGAACTGGGTCATCGAGCACTTCAGCGACCCGCAGCGGGTCTCCCCCGGCTCCTCCATGCGCGCCTACGCCATGAGCGAGCGGCAGGTCGAGGCGCTGGCGAGCTACGTGCTGAGCCTGAACCAGAGGGAGTTCACACGGAAGTACACCCCGAAGCTCTCCGCCGGCTTCGTGCCGCCCCGGGTGGACACGGTGCTCCCCGAGCCGGGACTGAACAGCTCGCAGGCGGAACCGGACGTGAAAAAGGAACTGCGCCTTTAA
- a CDS encoding QcrA and Rieske domain-containing protein has product MELNNCGGATTMPGELDEGRRSFVKKVTATTLALGVGGIALQTGRFLKPNVLYEPARAFKVGDLSIFPIGSRIVIEGRGVEIVRERDGIHAVSLTCTHLGCLVKQVENDPDVAYACPCHGSTFAHKGEVLGGPAPKDLPWFEMYMDHTGALVVDTSKVNRERTKLVV; this is encoded by the coding sequence ATGGAACTGAACAACTGTGGGGGCGCGACGACCATGCCCGGCGAGCTGGACGAAGGTCGCAGGAGTTTCGTGAAGAAGGTGACGGCCACCACCCTCGCCCTGGGAGTGGGGGGGATCGCGCTGCAGACCGGGCGGTTTCTGAAGCCCAACGTGCTCTACGAGCCGGCCCGCGCCTTCAAGGTGGGGGACCTCTCCATCTTCCCGATCGGCAGCCGCATCGTCATCGAGGGGCGCGGCGTCGAGATCGTCAGGGAGCGCGACGGCATCCACGCAGTTTCCCTGACCTGCACCCACCTGGGCTGCCTGGTGAAGCAGGTCGAGAACGACCCGGACGTGGCTTACGCCTGCCCCTGCCACGGCTCGACCTTCGCCCACAAGGGGGAGGTGCTGGGCGGGCCGGCCCCCAAGGACCTCCCCTGGTTCGAGATGTACATGGACCACACCGGCGCCCTCGTGGTGGACACCTCCAAGGTGAACCGCGAGCGGACCAAACTCGTCGTCTAA
- a CDS encoding cytochrome b family protein, translating to MHVVKKEEIFPRDPNKTYSLMAIVEGDSLQVDKDPGDTVSSWPHLVLRELLLFLVVGIVIVGVSLLFNAPLEEPANALHSTNPAKAPWYFVGIQELVSYSAFLGGIVAPAAIVLSLLFLPYLDRNPAGVGVWFARERRVATALFTVFVVTMLVLTVIGQFLRGPNWTLYLPWK from the coding sequence ATGCACGTCGTGAAAAAAGAAGAGATTTTTCCGAGGGACCCCAACAAGACCTATTCGCTGATGGCCATCGTGGAAGGGGACTCGCTCCAGGTGGACAAGGACCCGGGCGACACCGTTTCCAGCTGGCCGCACCTGGTGCTGCGCGAACTGCTCCTGTTCCTGGTGGTGGGGATCGTCATCGTGGGGGTGTCGCTTCTGTTCAACGCGCCGCTCGAGGAGCCGGCCAACGCGCTTCACTCCACCAACCCGGCCAAGGCCCCCTGGTACTTCGTGGGGATCCAGGAACTGGTCAGCTACTCCGCGTTCCTGGGGGGGATCGTGGCTCCGGCGGCCATCGTGCTGTCGCTTTTGTTCCTCCCCTACCTGGACCGCAACCCCGCCGGCGTCGGCGTCTGGTTCGCCAGGGAGCGCAGGGTCGCCACCGCACTTTTCACCGTATTCGTGGTGACGATGCTGGTCCTGACCGTGATCGGGCAGTTCCTGCGCGGGCCGAACTGGACGCTCTACCTCCCCTGGAAGTGA
- a CDS encoding cytochrome b N-terminal domain-containing protein, with translation MSATVYTIRDSIKNLPKNIRTSVVRPVEGTPEQARAAAVFGNVFLHIHPARVHENSLRFGYTLGLGLISFYLFLILAISGTLLMFYYTPSTQLAYHNMKDLEYVVSFGVILRNIHRWSAHAMVACVFLHMCRVFYTGSYKAPREFNWVVGVCLLLMTLFLSFTGYLLPWDQLAFWAITVGSNIAAYAPWIGEKIRFVMLGGNEVGQMALIRFYVLHVALLPVLALILMGVHFWRIRKDGGLSRPAAD, from the coding sequence ATGAGCGCAACGGTCTACACCATCAGAGATTCCATCAAGAACCTTCCCAAGAACATCAGGACCTCCGTGGTCCGCCCCGTGGAGGGGACACCGGAGCAGGCGCGGGCGGCGGCGGTGTTCGGCAACGTCTTCTTGCACATCCACCCGGCGCGTGTGCACGAAAACTCCCTGCGTTTCGGCTACACGCTGGGGCTGGGGCTGATCTCCTTCTACCTGTTCCTGATCCTGGCCATCTCCGGGACGCTCCTCATGTTCTACTACACCCCGTCCACGCAGCTTGCCTACCACAACATGAAAGACCTGGAGTACGTGGTCTCCTTCGGGGTGATCCTGCGCAACATCCACCGCTGGTCGGCCCACGCCATGGTCGCCTGCGTCTTCCTGCACATGTGCCGGGTCTTCTACACCGGCTCCTACAAGGCGCCGCGGGAGTTCAACTGGGTGGTGGGGGTCTGCCTGCTCCTGATGACCCTCTTTTTGAGCTTCACCGGCTACCTCCTCCCGTGGGACCAGCTCGCCTTCTGGGCCATCACCGTGGGCTCGAACATCGCGGCGTACGCCCCCTGGATCGGGGAGAAGATCCGCTTCGTGATGCTCGGGGGGAACGAGGTGGGGCAGATGGCGCTGATCCGGTTCTACGTGCTGCACGTGGCCCTGCTCCCGGTGCTAGCGCTCATCCTGATGGGGGTCCATTTCTGGAGGATCCGCAAGGACGGCGGCCTCTCCCGCCCGGCGGCCGATTAG